The Salvelinus fontinalis isolate EN_2023a chromosome 9, ASM2944872v1, whole genome shotgun sequence sequence AATTCAAAGGAAAGATGGCTCAAAACAGCAACAAAAGCTTGGCTTTGTCTTCTAGACTAGAGGAAAGACAGCAGGCTCTATCCGTTTTGTGGCACGGCAATAACACATTCATGACTCATGTTTTGTAACAACATTTTAGCTTTCTATTGCCTTAACTGAGTGATAGACGGCTACGAATCCGGCAATTGGCAACACCCAGGCAAACTGTAAGCCAGTCAACATGAGCAGATTTAAGCAGATTCTATGCAATCTGTCCAAGACTGTAATACTTATTGTGAATTTTCCTTGACTTAAAGTATTGGCACAAACAAATCCAAATGTGGTCTGGTAATCTATAGTAAACAGGGATCAATCTTTATAGAGATCATATAATTCGGTTTCTATTTCATTCGGCGTTCTTCTTACCCTTTGTGGATGATGTCGGCAGAAGGGGGTCTTTTAGAAGCGGTCCCATCCTGGTGCACCTTCCTGTCCAATGACAACGGGGCATCTCTCACCGGGAGGCCCAGGACCAGCGTCTCCTTGGTAACAGAGATGGTCTCCTCACCTTGCTGATGGCCCATATGCTTCTTGGCATAGTCAAATCCCTGCACAGGCTGGGGTAGAGAAGGTTAGGAAAGGGTTTACGATGATATATGGTAAAGTAAAGGAGTGCTTTAAGAGAATGACATTTCATTTACAGACAAGGTAAATGAGCTGTCGGCTCGGTGAGCTCTATTTTCTCTCAGTCAGCAAGTAAAGACAGAATGGGAATCTACTAAATGTTAAACGAAACATCTAATGGCACCTTTGAAGTTGAGATGTATTGGAGGAAAGACATGGAAAATGTAATTGGTTcatgatttatatttttgttaatgtCGGCAAGGCCTAGGCAGTTTCTTTGTATAACCAAATTACTCTAATTTCATGAAGCCTCTCAGGTTTGTAAAACAGCAAAAAGGAGCATCACAGTGCAGACTTTATTTTTGGAAAacgaaatacataaatacattaTATTCAATGTATTTCTACTTGAGTGCATGTGAAGGGGAAATATAACTGCACACAGCTTTAATAATTAAAGAGTCTCAGTGCCATCAAGTGTATTATCACACATGGTTGCAGCACACAGCTAAATAGGAGCGAAATCGATACACTGTACCAGGCGGTCATCTTCACCTCATCCTGAGGTTAGTGATATTTCACAACAGTGAGTCTGGCAGAAGTAATGTATAGAGACACTATGGCTTCATCATATTGTAAATTCACATTTGAGGGGAATGTTTCAACAGATTAACCTTAAAGGCTGAGCTCAACATATATATTTTTCACTGGCAAGAGGCAGGCCTCTCTGTCCACTTGATTCCGTTGACTTTCTAAATGGTCACCTGTCAACTGCCCAGTCTGATAAATACATGGAGTTGGTCCAAGACTCTGCACAAGGCTACTCTGTGATGGATTTGACAAAGGGGTAATTCCACACCAGAAGAAGCCGAAAATATTTTTGGTAtttcagattgttctggcaattctcacatagaaacttaattggaaaaaaatatttaaaaaatcatgataaagtggccattttaggcccttttCAGACTTACTGTCCTAGGGTGGTGCCTTCTGTAAGAAGTgaaccgtacatgatacagacaacatcttggtgccATTTATATTattatactccttatagtgtgCTCTAAAATATGGAGTATGTCTAGATTCTTCATTTATTCAATATTACAAATATCAATATCAAAAAACTACCCTTCTTGATTTAgcttatttttgacattttgtttgTAACAATATACTCTTCAAACAGGTCAAATTTCCAGAGTGACTCTTTGGTCCTTTTAATAATTTTATACATAGGAATTGACATTATAGGTCATTAACCAATCACAGCACTCCTGTAGGATTGCACATTCTGCAAGTCACAAGCAGAGGGAGTTTCCGTTGACTCAATTTTCCCATTCACTGTATTGGTGCTGTTCACAAAATAGATCATACCTTCCGAATTAGCAGAGAGCCCACTCTGGAAATGTGATGTACTTGTAGagtatattgttccaaacaatATGTCTTAAAATAAGCTAAATTAATAGGGGTCGTTTTGAGatattaatatgaatatgtttaATGTGGAATAAATTAATGTGAAATTTTTACATTTCAGAATCAAGACGTACTCCATGTTTTAGAACATAAGGAGTATAATGACATCAAGATGTTGCCTGTATCGTGCACGGTTTACAGATCATAGGGTCTAACAGGAGGCATGTATAGGTCCACTTTCATCatgataaaaaaataaagaaatggtGGTACAAATGTTAAAAGCATGTCAAAAATCCTTCCTCCGGATGAAGTTTCTAcgtgagaattgccagaacaatctgggTTACCAAAAATATTTTCTGCTCCTACTGGCGTGGAATCGCCCAAAAACGGATTCTGTGTTTTAACTTGGGCTCATTCAGTGTACTGATGGAGTCacgggacagagagggacaggttTGATAAAACCCACTTGTAATAAAACTAATGGTAGAACCTCTCTGAACAACTCAATTATGATTGATATGATTTTCTTTTCATTGCACAAACTTTCAAAATGAAGACACATGATGGACTACACCACGTTGTGAATTTGGAGAGCAATGAAATAGATTCACATATTTCCTGCAAAAGCACACATGCAGACTGAAGCCATGCCATTGATTTGCAGCTTGACATTGTTGTCCCACTTTGATGGATAATTGTGTGTTGTGGACTAGAGGTTCATGAAGCCCACTATCTCCCTAGTGGGTGATGCTCTGCTTGGTGTTCTGTCCTCATTCCCAGAACGTTTGGACaccaacacattacactgcaacAAACTGTAAATGTGTGCAGTGGAGTAGTGGAGCCAAAGATTTCAACTCAACGCATTTACCACGTCCTTTAGCATATCGCCACAAGCTATTCATAAACCAAATCATTCTAAGAATATTTATCTCGGTAGTTGCGCATGCGTGCCACATCTCTGGTCAGAAAGGGAAAGACTGAACAATTGGCCTTACAGCGCCATGCGTGAATCTCCCAATTTAGCAACGCTTTAAATCATTTATGTCACATTCAAAACAAGCCAGTGACATTTAATGTTTACCAACAGTTTTACAAACCTTGAAGCACTGCACTCTGAAATGTAAATACAGTAAGCAGACACTATGCTAATAGAAATAGGCCTTGTTTCTGGGAGAGAAGTCCTATCCTACTATCCTATTTGTACTAATCATGTGTATCTCTGACCTTGTCCTACAACATAAGCTGGAGCTAGTGCTCCTCGTTTCCCATCCAAAAATATGCCTTAGTACATCTGTCTCTCTGGGGGGAGTGATGATGGAATGACGTTGAGAAATAACACTGAAATCAGACAACTTGCTCTGCAGCTGCATGAGTGCATGTTGTGAAACGACGGGGTCCATGATGAATCTGAAATGCTTGTTTATGCTCCTCCACATTATCTCTATGAAtcaaaatggcaccatatttaATCCAGTAACAACATTACTGATGGCTTGGATTCCACCTTGAAGCTACTAGCTGGTATGAGATGAGACTGGATGAGAGGAAGCCTGGTGGGTAAGAATCATTACTATGCATTTGAAAGAAACAGGGATGTATAGAATGGCCCATTGATCATAGACGGTGAGCCCTGGTGAGACCCCTCCATCCCATTGATTTCCCCTAGGCACCGTCAACAAAGGAGGGATGTCCTCTCCCAAGCACAGCCACATGCATTTATTGACAATAACACTCAGTCAATACCTGGTGGTGATAACTGCCCTCCCTCCGATAGGACGTCTAAACAAGAAGACAATTAAAGTGACATTTAGCTGAGGATTCGATTCCAGCACATTAACCATCTGGATTCTCATTTCGCCCCCATAATGCTCATTGAGCATCCATCACCATTGGCTATAAGTAATTGAGCAAACACAAGATAAAGTGCCAAGACTTGCCCAGATGTGACATTTGTCTGAATTGCACATGAAGATGTTAAGAGATATAGAAAGTTCACCTTAGAGCGTGTTTTGAAGCTCCTGAAAGCGCCCGTTTTGAAGATGACCCTGTTCCTCTTGCACAGGATGGCGgtgaccatgacaacaacaaccatcACCAGGGCAACAGGCGTCAGCACGGCCATGATCCACAGATTGGCAGGCGGGACCTTTACTACAGCTGTCGGAAATCATGGAGATAAAATAGatacaccacccacacacaccatctaTCAATATGTGTTATTGTTTGCAGTCATTACAGAATTATTGAGGCACTTAGCTATTCAACAGTCTATGAGACAGATACACTGAGTagaccaaacattaagaacaccttcctaatattgagttgcacccccccccccaccccccccctttgccctctgaacagtctcaattcgtcagggcgtggactctacaaggtgtcaaaagctttCCACAGtgaagctggcccatgttgactccaatgtttcccacagttgtgtcaagttggctggatgtcctttcggTGGTGGACCATTATTAATACAAACGGGAAACTGaagaacccagcagcgttgcagttcttgacacaaaccggtgtaactggcacctactaccatatcctgttcaaaggcacttaaatattttgtcttgcccattcaccctttgaatggcacacatactatactgtacaccatacatgtctcaattgtctcaagacaattgtctcctgtctcctccatttcatctacactgattgaagtggatttaacaagtgacatcaataagggatcatagctttcacctggattcacctggtcagtctaactcatggaaagagcaggtgttcttaatgttttgtacaatcacTGTATATATGCTTCAGTTTGAGCAAAACAAAAATATACTGCAATTACTTGTGTGCATCCATCTGTGTGCTGACTGAAAAGTTAGTTCTATACACTTCATCTAAGATAATAATGTTACGGCTGTTTGGTAAAGATGTGGAGATAACCTACGATCGGCTTGGAGCTGGATAAAGTAGCCCAGGGTTAGAGCCATGGTTTGGGAATCCAAGGTACTGAGAGTCTTGGCTGCAGTGGTGCCAGTTATGGGGGCACCGTTCAGTTGGGCATAGTAGGTCATTTCGGCAGGATTCTTTGGCCCAGGCAGTCGACGAATACCAACCATCTAAACAAGAACAACACAAATTGGTGGATTCAGTGCTGTCGTACTGCATAAAAGAGCTACTACAATAATAAGAGTGATGTTATCTGAAGGGGCAAACACTGGAAGATAACAGCACTCCGGGACCACACATGGGATTCATATGAATCAGTGGAAACAATCTTATTTTATGAtagatcaaatgttttatgtcCATAATACATCATAACGGTTTAATCAAGGGCTGTGATTAAAGCTTGCCATAAAGCAGGGGGGGGTGTTAAATGGAAGAGATCAACATCCGTTACATGAGCTCTCTCCCCCTCATAAAACCTGATCATCTGGGACTTTACATAAAACAATTCATCTGTGGCAAAACAGAAACGAGAGAATAGAAATTCTGTGGGTCTTCAAAAAATTGTGAAACTCTGGCTAGTCAACATAAAACAGAGGTTGTTTATCAGTGAGTGAGCATGCAacccgtgtgtgtgcgcgtgtgcgtgcccGCCTCACCTGGACAGTGTAGTCCCCAACAGTGGTAGCCCTTCTAAAGCGGCTCCCCTGGCTCCCCTGACGCCCAGCCACCAAAAACAGCTCAGCCAGCCGCTGCTCCATTAAACTAGCAAAGCTCTGATAATTCCTCTCCAGAGATGAGCTGTCAACATCCTGAATTACTGCAGAGCAGTgaagtacacagagagagagagagagagagagagagagagagagagagagagagagagagagagagagagagagagagagagagagagagagagagagggagagagagggagagagagagagagagagataagaggataagagaggagatgAAGAGGTGGGATAGGGACAGTGGAGGACAAAGAGGTATGGTTATTCATCCCTCAATTTAAAACCTGTAAGTCCCATTATATTGTCAGGCTGACCTTGGTACACTGTGGTCTCATCATGACAGTAGCAGAAAGGTACAGGGGGAGGCTAAAGCTAATTTAGAGATTTCTCACAAAAGAAAGTCTCCTTCACACTGAGCTCTGATCCGATGTGATCTTTCAGAAGCAGATGTCCGGAAAGCTCTAAATAATGCAGCAATAGCATTCAGAGGGGAAAGAGGAGCTCAAATATGTTGGGGGAAAAACTGTACACAACACACAGCATTAGAGCAAAGCATTAACTAACTAGCAGTTAGTGAAAATCAATGACACGTTTAATTACCTGTGATCACCCAGTAGTGCTTGGTGGCAGTGGATGTATTGAGGTTGTGGTACTCTAGTGCtgtggaggaagaggggggggagagatggagacagagtgaacaaacacacacacacacacacacacacagatagagagagagagacagagacagagagagagagagagagagagagggtgccaGGCTGCATGCCTGATAAATTCCACATTTTCTATTCTATTATGCAGCTGGCTTGAGGCCAGCAGGGATGTTGCCTCTGACTTTGCAGTGGCACCttatccctcataactctctgtTTGACACTCTGTAATCATGTACGAACGAGCCTTGAATATTCAAATGGTAAACGATTCATTTTGACAGCATGAGGTGAAATCCTGAGGTAATGTGTAAATATAAATAGAATGTTATCTGATCTTCCCTTCATGCTAAAATGACCCATTATGTGAAGTAAAACTCCCAGAAGGTGATGCAAATGATTGAAGTTGAGCATGAAGTAAACTAGTCCGTCTCCTCTCTGCACAACAACCTACTGGATGACAGTAAATGCAAGCAGCCATAACTTCTCCTTTGTAAATGAGTTCAACATCTCATTATCAGTACTCTACAGGTATGATGAAATCAAGACAGCATACATTTTCATGTTCAGAACACACACTCATGAATTGGATAATTTACGTTGAATTTAATTCAAATTTCAATAATCTTCAAGTTATGGAATTGAAATTGAATAAGACTGTTTGGACTGTTTGAATTATAATTTAattgtaaaaacatatataaatatttggaatTTAATTGGAATTCAATATTTGTACATTTCCCAGTTAATGGAATTAATTCACTTGGTTAAAAAATGGACCGCAGGATTAGTTTTAAATCATTTCAATTTGTATTTCTATATTTCCAGTATAGCTAGATAGTCTGAACAGCGACATGGACAGCCAGAAAAGCCTGAGGGAATTCAATTAGATTGGAATTTGAGGAATTGTTGGAGATAATATTGAACTTGGAATTGAAATCTTGGAATTTAACTAACATTAGATATGAGACTAATTGAATTATCTCTGAATTAAAATACTGACCTGGAATTTGAGTTGAATTAAATGGAATTTACAGGTAGAGGGAATTGATTTATaatttaatttgtggaattaacCTCAACCCTGGCTATCGTTGAAGGACAATATCGCTGAAGGATATGACATCAATATTCATGtatcagaaaataaataaataaggagAAAAAGCCAGGCAAAACATGCCACTCAAACCCTTCCCATGATGCAGTGGGGCACTTACGCTCAGCAATGACGAGGGGCGGGAAGAAGAGGAAGTAGCCCACCAGCGCTGCGGTCAGCTGATTCAGGAGACCGCTGGAGACAGTTCCATTCAGGATCGCGTCCTGATTCTTGACCACATAGACCAGAGATACGGCAGGAGAGCCAATCGCTTGGGAGGTGCTCTGGAtctgaacaaacacagacaaaagCAGACATGTTGAAGTAAATACAACGCTCTAAACAACTATGCTAATTGTGTGTGATTGAATATGATCCCAAGTCATAATGTACCTCAACAGAAAGGCCGCTGTAAGATTCCAGCACTTTGTCCTGAGCTTCCTCAAACGCATTCTCCAGCCGTTGTTCCATCATCTGAACAAAACTGCAGGAGTTGACGCTGTCCGTTGGACCTACGAACCTGAGAACTAAAAACAGCAGCGCAACAATCAATATACCAGCACAGTACATTCAGTTACAGTACACAACAGCACAGTACAACATTGTCTACAATCACGGTCACATCATCCAGCAGTGTTACTGTGTTGTTCCTGGTGCGCCATACCTGTTTTGAGCTGCAGGTGGACACTGAGGCTAGGGGCCCAGGGGGCCACAGGGAGCAAAACAGCCATCACCAGAGGACTGTGCTGCCGGATGTCTGCTAGCACTTTGTCAAAACCATAAGCCTTCactgtctccaccaccacagatgCTATGTAGACCGTTTTCCCACTGGCTACATAGTACCCAAGGGTGACATTATGAGGGCTGCAGAGATCCCGTTCAATCTGAGAAGTGAAAATGTTGTTAATATCTTGATCGCTATCGCTAACAGACAATACAATGGCAatggtcaaggctagtgtctctggtcCTTTGTAGTACCACCCACTCCTCATCAGTCTCTACCAGtatgtgttagctagctatccacaGGCACACTAACTATGCAGCTGGTGTTTGTGATGTCTCCCGCTGATCACCTCCAGGCTCACTAATAATACACGGGTtctgatggggagaggagaggaggccttGGATAGAGTAGCAGCCCCTGAATCACaccccagacagactgacatataGACAGACAGCACAGGCAGGAAATAAATGGACTTAAACTTGAGTCAGCCAtcagttagacagagagagagagagagagagagagagagagagagagagagtgagagagagagagagagaccaagacagggggagatgagacagaggactgagagtcagagagaaacaaagagaaacacacagagcaaaacagagaataaaacacagagagaaacagagaataaaacacagagagaaacacagagagagaaacagacagagagaaacagcaaataacacacagagagaaacacacagagacacagacagagagaaacagagagaatcagacacagagaaacacacagagagaaacacacagggagaaacaaagagagagaaacagagagagagagaatatgacagagacacacagaatcagacagagagaatcagacagagagaatcagacagagagaaacagacagagagaaacagacagagagaaacagacagagagaatcagacagagagaaacagacagagagaaacagacagagagaacgagagctgAATAATGGACATTTCTGAAGAGGTAATAATGAGTTTTAGTCATTCAGCTGGTAGGGTCCATAAGAGTCTTTCTCTTCACATACTCTTAACAGCCTCTATAATGCAAAGCCTATCCACAATTCAAGAGACTATTTATTATCTTATTGAAATCCTTTTATCATTAGTCACTTCAGTCTCCTCTGCTATCACAGTGAGAGATTGGACTCCATGAATAATAGGGCGAAGAGGAGAGGAAGTCAACACACTCACTATAGTTCCTTTAGAAGTGGCCATCTCAACATTCGTAACAGCTAGgtaacctagcagttaagagcgttgggccagtaaccaaaaggttgctggtttcgaatccctgagccgactaggtgaaaaaaatGATgttgacgtgcccttgagcaaggcacctcaccctaattgctccagggtcgcctTCAATAACGGCTgatccctggccgtgaccccactctccaagggtgtctcagggggagtaggatatgcacaaataataataataactaataccaaatgcttttccaacagcgcAAAGATGGATGATGCAATATTTGAACAGGACTATGGCACATACTGTATTTGatgttcaaaagtttagggtcacttagaaaggtccttgtttttgaaagaaaagcacattttttgtccattaaaataacatcaaattgatcagaaatacagtgtagacattgttaatgttgtcaatgactattgtagctggaaatgtctGATTTCTAATGGAATATCTaaataggtgtacagaggcccattttccGCAACCATCACCTGtgctccaatggcacgttgtgttagctaatccaagtttatcattttaaaagtctaattgatcattagaaaacccttttgcaattatgttagcacaactgaaaagtattgttctgattaaagaagcaataaaactggccttctttagactagttgagtatctggagcatcagcatttgtgggcttgattacaggctcaaaatggccagaaacaaagaactttcttctgaaagtcgtcagtctattcctgttctgagaaatgaaggctattccatgtaagaaattgccaagaaactgaagatctcgtacaacgctgtgtactactcccttcacagaacagtgcaaactggctctagccagaatagaaagaggagtgggaggccccggtgcacaactgagcaagaggacaagcacattaaagtgtctagtttgagaaacagacgcctcacaagtcctcaactggcagcttcattaaatagtacccgcaaaacaccagtctcaacatcaacaatgaagaggcaacttgggatgctggccttctaggcagagttgcaaagaaaaagcagtATCTCAGAATGGCCAAtataaataaaagattaagatgggaaaaaggACAGAGGAACtccgcctagaaggccagcatccggagttgcctcttcactgttgacattcagactggtgttttacgggtactatttgatgaagctgccagttgagtacttgtgaggcatctgtttctcaaactagacactaatgtacttgtcctcttgctcagttttaCACCGGGgactctcactcctctttctattctggttagaggcagtttgcgctgttctgtgaagggagtagtacacagctttgtacgagatcttcagtttcttggcaatttcttgcattggaatagccttcatttctcagaacaagaatagactgacgagtttcagaagaaagttctttgtttctggccattttgagtctgtaatcgatCGAACTCAGAAAcgatgatgctccagatactcaactagtctaaagaaggccagttttcttgcttctttaatcagaaaaacagttttcagctgtgctaacataattgcaaaatagttttctaatgatcaattagccttttaaaataataaacttggattagctaacacagcatgtcattggaacacaggactgatggttgctgataatgggcctctgtatgcctacgtagatattccattaaaaatctgccgtttcgaGCTACAATACtcatttacaacaataacaatgtctacactgtatttctgatcaatttgatgttattttaatggacaaaaaatgtgcttttctttcaaaaacaaggacctttctaagtgaccctaaactgtTGAACGGTCGTGTACATGTTGTTCTCCAGCTCCAGTACAGCAGTAACAGCATCCTAAcacagagtacagtacaatactgaCCTGGACATAAACATTGGTGTCATTGAAGGCCCTCTGTAGAGCATGGGTGAGTCCTTTAGACAGATTCTGCCTCACAATGATATCAAGCCTGTTCCTCCTCAACTGCATAGACAACACTGTGGAGGAAAACACATACATGAAGTGTGTCAGTCTTCTGGATGTGAAGGATGGGACATCCTTTGGAAGGAACCAGAGGACTTTTATTATGGTTGTAAAGATACTGTAACAACTCAAAGAAACAACACATTGTATGTTAGTGAAAGGTTGTTCGAACTGAGCTGTAAACTGAGAGCCCATACCTGTTTTGACCCAGGTCTTCTCAGTGATGTTACATGGTTGACGTTCCTCTTCAGCACTGATGGGAGGAGGTTCAGTTGTGGTTGGTCCAGGGGTggtttctgtggtggtggtggggacagTCAAAGTGGTGGTCGGTGCAGTGGTAGTTGTACTTGTAGTGGGAGCGTTTGTGGTAGTGGGAGCACTTGTGGTTGTGGTCGCCGTGGTGGGTGGGTCAGTTGTGGTTGTCATCAATGTAGTTTCTTGGAAGGTGGTCACCTCCTGTGTGGTCGTAGTGGTCCCGGGTATGGTTGTAACTGCCTCTGTGGTCAAAGCTGCCGTGGTCTGGGGTGTCACAGGTGTGGTGGTCACGGTCAGGGGCGTGACGGTCGTGGTGGTCACAGTCGTGAGCTGTAGACTGTCATTGGTCACAGTGTCTGGTGTTGGGTTGGTGTGTGCTGCTGTGGTGGATGGTATAGTGGTGTTGGTGTCAGCCCTTGCAGGTGTGGTGGTGTTCCATGTGTGAGTGGAGAAAGGACTAGTCACATTGTCTGGGAGGGTGGAGTCGCCCTCCCCCAGGGTGGCCAGAGAGGACACCGGGACTGTTGGTAAATCTGGGTTCGCAGGCAAACTGCTGACCGCCTCCTCTGCAATGAGACAACAAACAGCGTTTAAATGATGCCACATCAGGTCATTCATATCAGGTGAATAATGTCCCATTTGGATGATGTCTCATACTGTGAGGATGATGTCAGACCCGGGAGAGGCAGCAGGCACCGGGGAGGTAGACGATGGAGGGGATGGGGCAGGAAGATGTGGAACTGAGCTGGACCAAAATAAAAT is a genomic window containing:
- the LOC129862170 gene encoding UPF0606 protein KIAA1549L-like isoform X2, with translation MASKHVRNSLDDLIVSGINNAPPIGSIEWIGVGMGATLCFQKNGKTLGLDRMWTKCILSVGMVLLLMQSVLAADDEGHYNGSSGHAALPQDPAVPSNLSARATPVEDWPLGALAVPTDPSGATAESTRGQPGFSSVLTLLASSDQEPQVPVQPSVLANASSASSSAINNDNQTAGTTDPLSLAPVANSTSNTSSEEAVSSLPANPDLPTVPVSSLATLGEGDSTLPDNVTSPFSTHTWNTTTPARADTNTTIPSTTAAHTNPTPDTVTNDSLQLTTVTTTTVTPLTVTTTPVTPQTTAALTTEAVTTIPGTTTTTQEVTTFQETTLMTTTTDPPTTATTTTSAPTTTNAPTTSTTTTAPTTTLTVPTTTTETTPGPTTTEPPPISAEEERQPCNITEKTWVKTVLSMQLRRNRLDIIVRQNLSKGLTHALQRAFNDTNVYVQIERDLCSPHNVTLGYYVASGKTVYIASVVVETVKAYGFDKVLADIRQHSPLVMAVLLPVAPWAPSLSVHLQLKTVLRFVGPTDSVNSCSFVQMMEQRLENAFEEAQDKVLESYSGLSVEIQSTSQAIGSPAVSLVYVVKNQDAILNGTVSSGLLNQLTAALVGYFLFFPPLVIAEPLEYHNLNTSTATKHYWVITVIQDVDSSSLERNYQSFASLMEQRLAELFLVAGRQGSQGSRFRRATTVGDYTVQMVGIRRLPGPKNPAEMTYYAQLNGAPITGTTAAKTLSTLDSQTMALTLGYFIQLQADPVVKVPPANLWIMAVLTPVALVMVVVVMVTAILCKRNRVIFKTGAFRSFKTRSKTSYRREGSYHHQPVQGFDYAKKHMGHQQGEETISVTKETLVLGLPVRDAPLSLDRKVHQDGTASKRPPSADIIHKGLPSEDGSVTSNESGKLNTGKSSMVRRPAAQNSAKEDLLHKRNDPYEDHTGSLRLITIKPMAAQPTYSYPSSSSHSQDSVVLNGEANVGLKQKSDIEHYRNKQRQKANRKGYCDFPVTDNGIHPFNPRERHSRHENAKEPMTAEEKRASYAGCHIRRHPPSREPAYWSRQSLAASSPGPVETEMDLLVLKERSRRGIRNSGYDVEPFEETNVDRLMSSLGYGGSHQVKGLSDSSTLSSQPSIGEVRQQMQLLLGNAFGLAPDEAPPSNHHHPHIHPHLHSSYNPSHTSPYSEGVTSAPGTMNHPCGGGRQHGSAYGPEIHQCSLPKPGFRFTQLPDMGVGPPPTLIPSRPGPPPGTSMRRSTPDISLKPRISEASEIQNQHNGATYLPINRAPFPAVTVDQSMTSYSGNPMTAVYAISANHPGYSDYFIMSPPSSYGSPSWMSYPPEPEDIPHQWNDTVNTNPCHLETIC
- the LOC129862170 gene encoding UPF0606 protein KIAA1549L-like isoform X3 codes for the protein MASKHVRNSLDDLIVSGINNAPPIGSIEWIGVGMGATLCFQKNGKTLGLDRMWTKCILSVGMVLLLMQSVLAADDEGHYNGSSGHAALPQDPAVPSNLSARATPVEDWPLGALAVPTDPSGATAESTRGQPGFSSVLTLLASSDQEPQVPVQPSVLANASSASSSAINNDNQTAGTTDPLSLAPVANSTSNTSSEEAVSSLPANPDLPTVPVSSLATLGEGDSTLPDNVTSPFSTHTWNTTTPARADTNTTIPSTTAAHTNPTPDTVTNDSLQLTTVTTTTVTPLTVTTTPVTPQTTAALTTEAVTTIPGTTTTTQEVTTFQETTLMTTTTDPPTTATTTTSAPTTTNAPTTSTTTTAPTTTLTVPTTTTETTPGPTTTEPPPISAEEERQPCNITEKTWVKTVLSMQLRRNRLDIIVRQNLSKGLTHALQRAFNDTNVYVQIERDLCSPHNVTLGYYVASGKTVYIASVVVETVKAYGFDKVLADIRQHSPLVMAVLLPVAPWAPSLSVHLQLKTVLRFVGPTDSVNSCSFVQMMEQRLENAFEEAQDKVLESYSGLSVEIQSTSQAIGSPAVSLVYVVKNQDAILNGTVSSGLLNQLTAALVGYFLFFPPLVIAEPLEYHNLNTSTATKHYWVITVIQDVDSSSLERNYQSFASLMEQRLAELFLVAGRQGSQGSRFRRATTVGDYTVQMVGIRRLPGPKNPAEMTYYAQLNGAPITGTTAAKTLSTLDSQTMALTLGYFIQLQADPVVKVPPANLWIMAVLTPVALVMVVVVMVTAILCKRNRVIFKTGAFRSFKTRSKPVQGFDYAKKHMGHQQGEETISVTKETLVLGLPVRDAPLSLDRKVHQDGTASKRPPSADIIHKGLPSEDGSVTSNESGKLNTGKSSMVRRPAAQNSAKEDLLHKRNADPYEDHTGSLRLITIKPMAAQPTYSYPSSSSHSQDSVVLNGEANVGLKQKSDIEHYRNKQRQKANRKGYCDFPVTDNGIHPFNPRERHSRHENAKEPMTAEEKRASYAGCHIRRHPPSREPAYWSRQSLAASSPGPVETEMDLLVLKERSRRGIRNSGYDVEPFEETNVDRLMSSLGYGGSHQVKGLSDSSTLSSQPSIGEVRQQMQLLLGNAFGLAPDEAPPSNHHHPHIHPHLHSSYNPSHTSPYSEGVTSAPGTMNHPCGGGRQHGSAYGPEIHQCSLPKPGFRFTQLPDMGVGPPPTLIPSRPGPPPGTSMRRSTPDISLKPRISEASEIQNQHNGATYLPINRAPFPAVTVDQSMTSYSGNPMTAVYAISANHPGYSDYFIMSPPSSYGSPSWMSYPPEPEDIPHQWNDTVNTNPCHLETIC